In Pseudorasbora parva isolate DD20220531a chromosome 20, ASM2467924v1, whole genome shotgun sequence, a single window of DNA contains:
- the LOC137049067 gene encoding uncharacterized protein, whose translation MACNTGVQSDHYRELAFAVGLAAKLSVPQLEDITFQPIIGNFLWNLTEQNLEVIQVALSYPFSRQQIYEMLTSIATSATTTATDLIPKLSSIVGMDPSAVVNSNRPSTSASTEDLQKDPSERPVILKTEEFPYTYPLETLFGITVDGLLSSGECDFSDSLGEDNCRSSELAGIVVEEVCHWVNVVMRNNVLKINPSSSPCFVYFCPDDSCTNIGELLISGVIQKLSLLHCNISRAVATTAIGTVLAAIEGKLPCALRTSLPFETTSNVIDYIVEDVIRAWSTNPTAASRTLKSEPVPVLRPTFQSYKGRMLLVLLESDQPSDSDRLKTVTLFDSLMTTLYMSKCNGHFRGEDISNAASERLHQRLKDLMNCVLRCEMPQAEKVSEEIRMNAKHFLHYFVEELVQRLFVSSRFPQPVKLPENTPVIPLIVNEEDFNPTVVDHLTELVVSQVFELLAKKFPLTEQLAPIEMHSQAVSVQEDLPKLTFKNKLKMMKSNISIKMKNPFRSKKDSKSKGDTEESAAQEAKKKSSFLGRMISFFLKIKYRG comes from the exons ATGGCTTGTAATACTGGAGTTCAATCAGACCATTACAGAGAACTGGCCTTTGCGGTGGGCTTAGCAGCTAAACTCTCTGTACCACAGCTGGAGGATATCACTTTTCAACCAATCATCGGCAACTTCTTGTGGAATCTGACTGAGCA GAATTTGGAAGTGATACAGGTCGCACTGAGCTACCCG TTCTCCAGACAGCAAATCTATGAAATGCTGACTTCAATTGCAACATCAGCCACCACAACTGCAACTGATTTAATCCCAAAACTATCAAGTATAGTAGGCATGGATCCATCTGCAGTTGTGAACTCAAACAGACCATCAACATCCGCATCCACTGAGGATCTTCAGAAGGACCCATCAGAAAGACCAGTGATCCTGAAGACGGAAGAGTTTCCATATACATATCCACTTGAAACTCTTTTTGGGATCACGGTGGATGGTCTCCTCAGCAGTGGTGAATGCGATTTCAGCGACTCTCTGGGTGAAGACAATTGCCGTTCCTCTGAACTCGCTGGCATTGTGGTGGAGGAAGTTTGTCATTGGGTGAATGTGGTGATGCGCAACAATGTTCTGAAGATCAACCCATCCTCATCACCATGCTTTGTTTACTTCTGTCCGGATGATTCCTGCACTAATATTGGAGAATTACTGATTAGTGGGGTCATCCAAAAGCTGAGTCTTTTGCATTGCAACATCTCCCGTGCAGTGGCCACAACAGCAATTGGCACGGTCCTTGCGGCAATAGAGGGCAAACTCCCATGCGCACTCAGAACGAGCCTTCCGTTTGAGACCACAAGCAATGTAATCGACTACATTGTGGAGGATGTCATTAGGGCATGGTCAACGAATCCTACTGCAGCGTCCAGGACATTGAAAAGTGAGCCTGTCCCAGTTCTGCGGCCGACTTTTCAGTCATATAAGGGTAGAATGTTACTTGTCCTACTGGAGTCAGATCAACCCTCAGACAGTGACAGGCTAAAGACCGTCACCTTGTTTGACTCACTGATGACCACTCTTTATATGTCAAAGTGCAACGGTCACTTCAGAGGGGAGGACATCAGTAATGCAGCATCAGAACGTCTGCACCAAAGGCTCAAAGATTTAATGAACTGCGTCCTGAGATGTGAGATGCCGCAGGCAGAGAAAGTCTCGGAGGAGATCAGAATGAATGCTAAACATTTTCTCCATTATTTTGTGGAGGAACTTGTGCAGCGTCTTTTTGTGTCCTCCAGATTCCCCCAACCTGTGAAACTCCCTGAAAATACTCCAGTGATACCCTTAATCGTCAATGAAGAAGATTTCAATCCGACAGTGGTGGATCATCTGACAGAATTGGTGGTCAGTCAAGTTTTTGAATTGCTGGCAAAGAAATTTCCACTGACTGAACAGTTAGCACCGATTGAAATGCACAGTCAGGCTGTGTCGGTTCAGGAGGATCTGCCAAAACTGACCTTCAAAAACAAGTTAAAGATGATGAAGTCAAACATCTCTATAAAG ATGAAGAATCCCTTCAGGTCCAAAAAGGACAGCAAGAGCAAAGGTGATACTGAGGAAAGTGCAGCTCAAGAAGCCAAAAAGAAGTCGTCATTTTTAGGGCGGATGATTTCCTTCTTCCTGAAAATTAAGTATCGTGGCTGA